GACGGACGGGATGTAGACGGTGGAGGTGACCTGGACCTCCTTGTCGGAGTACGCGGGCACGCAACTGGCGTTCAGCCAGCTACTGACCGCCCGAGCGCAGTCCCCGGCGTAGTCCTCGCGCAGGGACGCGCTGCGCGCCCCCGTGCGCGCCGCGGTCCCGGCCTGCTGCGCCGCGTACGCGACCAGCCCGAGCTGGACGGCGGCCAGGGCGACGGCGAGGAGGACGGGCAGGAAGCCGAGGTACTCGACGGCCGCCTGTCCCCGGTCCCGCCCGCTTCCGCGCCACCGGTCCCGGATCCACTCCCCCGCTCTCCCCCGGTCCCGGCCCCGCTCCCTCGCTCTCGCGAGGTCCCGTTCTCGTCGCCCGTCCCGCGAGGGGTCCCGCCGCCGTCCGCGCCTTCGGTACGCCAGGTACGCCATCTCAGTCGCCGTCCTCTTCCTCGACCGCGCCCGCGTGGGCGCGCACCGGGAACGGGAAGTCGATCAGGCCCGGGACCAGGACGGGGACGTGCAGCGTGACCTCGGCCGTCACGAAGCCGCTGCCCCCGCAGCTCACCTCGGCGCCGCTCTGCCACGCGTCCCCCAGCTTGTCCCTGCCCGCCTGCTCGCAGGCCGCCGACCGCGCCCCCGGATGCGCCGCCGTGCCCGCCCGCACCGCCTCGTCGGCAGCATTCCCCGCGAGCGTGTACGTGTATCCCAGGAGGACGAACTGCCACACCACCACCAGGGTCACGATGATCGTCGGGAGCATGCCGAGGAACTCGACGGTGACCTGGCCCCGGTCGCCCGTGAGGAGCACCCTCGTCCGCCGTGCGCTCATCTCACTCCCTCCGCCGCCGGAACCCGGCCGGTCCCCGGTCCGCTCCGCGTGCGCGTCCGCCGCCGCGGCGCACCAGGGCCGTCTCCGTCGCCTTGACCAGTGCGAGCTCCCCCGCGAGCGCCCAGAGGGCCTGCCTGACGGCGCCCTTGGCGTCGAGGGTGTCCACCCGGCCGGCGTCGACCGCGGCCTGCAGCTCGCGGAAGTTGGCGGGCACGGTGGTCGCGGCGACGGCCGTGCCGGTGATCTTCTGGATGAGCGGCGGCTGGATCTCCGTCCCGCGGGTGTGCCGGTTGACGACGACGGTCGTCTCCTCTGCCTTGCGGATCTGCAGCCGGTCCCACATGCGCACGGTGCGCTTGGCGCCGCGCACGGCGACCACGTCGGGGGTGGTGACGAGCAGGGCGCGGTCGGCGAGTTCGACGGCGGCCGCGCCGGCCCCGGCCAACTGGGCGCCGCAGTCGACGACGACGACCTCGTACCGGGAGCGCAGCGCGCCGAGGATCTGCCGGGCGGCGCGGTCGGTGACCTCCTCGCCGCGTTCGCCCTCGCCGGGGGCGAGCAGGAGCGCCACGCCGCTGTCGTGGCGGAAGACGGCCTCGGCGAGGATGCGCGGCGAGATGTCGGCGATGGCGGCGAGGTCGACGACCGAACGGCGGAACTGCACGTCCAGGTAGGAGGCGACGTCGCCGGCCTGGAGGTCGAGGTCGACCAGGGCGGTGGGACGGCCGGACGCCTGGGCGGCGAGGGCGAGCTGGACGGCCGTGAGGGTCGCGCCGACCCCTCCCTTCGCGCCGCTCACGGTGACGACGGTGCCGCCCACGCCGGTGAACACGTCGCCGCCGTGACCGAGATGGCGTCGTACCCCGACCGACCAGGTGGCGACGGCCTGCACGCGGTTCGCGAGGTCCTCGTAGTTCAGCGGCAGGGTGACCAGGCCGCGCGCGCCGGCGTCCATGGCGGCGGCGAAGAGGCCGGGACCCACGTCGGTGGTGACGAGGATGACGCCGACCGCCGGGAAGCGCAGGGCGACCTCGCGGACGAGTTCCAGCGCCGGCACCGGGCCGATGCGCTCGTGGACGACGACGACCTCGGGGAGCTCGTCGACCGACTCGGCGGCGAGCCGGGCGAGGGTGTCCACCAGCTGGGTGGAGTCGGCGACCGGGGCGACCGGCTCGGCGTCGGGGAGCTGGCTGAGCAGGGTCGTGAGGGAACGGACCGCGTCCGCGTCGCCGACGGCCGGGAGGATCCTCGTGGGCATGGGCGGCGGCCTCTCACTTGTCCGTGGCGAGTTCGTACGTACGGTCCTTGTCGGGGATCGTGGCGCTGCCGCCTGGCGCGACGAGGGCGAGGCGGACGCGCTTGGCGAACGACTCGGCGTACGTGATGCGCTGGGCGTCAAGGGTCGACAGCGCGAAGGTGATGGGCACCGCGTCCTTGGGCGACTGGCTGCGGTTCTTCTCGTCCGGCTCGAGGGCGGTCAGCTCGCCGACGTCGAGGACCCGGGCGTTGGTGACGATGATCTTCGACTGGTCGGGGTCGCTGTCGCGGGCGCCCTCGAAGGTGGCGTAGACGTTGACGGACGAACCCGCGGTGATCTTGCCGGCCACGCCGGTCGCCGCGTCGATCATGATGGCGACCTCCTGCTGACCCGGCTGCAGGGCGGGCTGGTCGACGATCATGTCGCTCTGCAGCAGGGAGCCCTTACGCAGCGTCGTCACGGCGATCTTCCCGCGGATGGTGGCGAGGTCGGTGACGGCGTTCTCGGACAGCCAGCGCTCCGGCATCGCTATCTTCTTGAACTGGCCCGCGCTCAGGGCCGTGTAGGGCGCGACGTCGGAGCGCAGCTCGTACGCGCTGACCTCGGGGCCGACCTTGGACTTCACGTCGTCGATGACGGAGAGCACGCCGGCGAAGGCGCCGAGGGCGCACACGATCGACAGGATGAGCAGGATCACGCCGCGGCGCTGACGGGAGTTCATGAGCCGTACAACCTCGTCGGGAGTCGGGTCGGGCGGACGGACGGACGGACGGGAACGATCGGGCGGAGCGGAGGAGCGAAGCGGAGGGAGCTGAGGGAACCGGAAGGAGCTGAGGGAAAGGGGCGGTGGAAAGCGGGCGGTGGGCGGGCCGTGCCGTCTCAGCCGCCCGCGGTGAGCTCGCGGGCGGAGCGGACGGCGAGTTCGGAGGCGGACGGCGGGGTGGCGGAGCAGAAGACGCAGCGGTCGCCGATGACGTCGATGCCGCACCAGTGGCACACGCCCTGGCGGACCGAGGCGACCAGCTGGTAGAGGACGGACAGGTCGGGCAGGTAGGCGCAGAACTCGATCGCCTTGCCGGTGCCCCACCAGTCGGCGGACTCGGCGGGCAGCTCCGTCTCCCGCAGCCCCTGCACCCGCCAGGCGGGGGCGAGCACGTCCGTGACCCAGTCGGACTGCAGGTGTCCGCGGGCGACGAGCAGCCAGGTGCCGAACTCGGGTCCCGGCAGCACCGTTTCGGGGGTGGCCTTCACGAGTTCCGGCTTGGGGTGGGCCAGCACGCCGAACTGGCTGCCGGGCACCCATGACCGGGCGTGCGACTTCAGGCCGACGCCGGGCACCCGGTCGAGCCGGGCGACCGAGCCGAGGAGGGCGCCCGCGTGGAGGTAGTGGGTGAGCAGCCGGCCCGCGGAGGCGAGCACGCCGGGCCCGAGATCGCAGGAGGCGAGCTGACGCAACTGGCGGACCAGGACGGCGACGGCGAGCGGCGGGAGGTCGGGGCGGAAGAGGGCGATGCGGTCGCTCTCGAGGAGGGAGCGGATGGTGTGCAGCCGCTGCTCCACGGCGATGGGCACGGCCCGCGAGTACACGACGATCAGATGTCCGTGCTGGTCGACGAGCGACTGGACAGCGGCGAGGGCGTCCTCCAGCGGCTGTTGGTCGAGGCCGTCCAGCACGGCGGCGGGCAGGGTGCGTTCGTCCTGCGGCGACAGCGCCAGGTCGGCGCCGGTCACGGCAATGGCTGTTGGCACGCGCAGCTCCCCGATTCCCGCGGTCCGGTCCACCGGCGCTACTCCGGTGCACCGGGGTGACTTCATTGCGTGACTACCTCAGCACTGTATCCACGCCCCTGTGGCCGGAGAACAGCTTTCCGTAGCTGCCGGGCAAGTCTTCCTCGCGCAAGTCCCGCCAAACCGGGGCAGGTTACGCACACCGGTCCTCCACAAGCGGACCCGGCGACGACCCCTTGACAACGGAATTGGTCTGGACCAACTTGTTGTCATGTCCCCACATAAAAGATCGACACGACTCTGGTCGGGCGCGGTGACCGCCGCGCTGACCCTCACCCTGGCGGGCGCGGCTCAGGCGTCCGCCGCGGACGTCAACAACGCGAAGAACGCCGGCTTCGAGTCCGGCCTGACCGGCTGGAGCTGTTCCGCGGGCAGCGGCGCCACCGTCTCCTCGCCCGTGCACGGCGGCGCGGCCGCGCTGAAGGCGACGCCGGCCGGCCAGGACAACGCCCGGTGCTCCCAGACCGTGGCCGTGAAGCCCAACTCGACGTACTCGCTCGGCGCCTGGGTGCAGGGCGGCTACACCTACCTCGGCGTGACCGGCACAGGCACCACGGACGTCTCGACCTGGACGCCCGACTCGTCGTCCTGGAAGCAGCTGACGACGACCTTCACCACGGGCTCGGCGACGACGTCCGTGACGGTCTACACGCACGGCTGGTACGGCCAGGCGGCCTACTACGCCGACGACGTCTCGGTGCAGGGCCCGGACGGCGGCGGGGGCGGCGACCCCACGCCCACGGTCCCGTCCGCACCGGCGGGCCTGACCGTCACGGGGACGACGTCGTCGTCGGTCTCCCTGGCCTGGAACGCCGTCTCCGGCGCGACCGGGTACAACGTCTACCGCGCGGGCACGAAGGTGACGGCGGTGACGGGCACGTCCGCGACGGTGACCGGGCTCGCGGCGTCGACGTCGTACGGCTTCCAGGTCACGGCGGTCAACGCGGCGGGCGAGTCGGCGAGATCGGCGACGGCCACCGGCACGACCGCCCCGGGCGGCGACACCGGGGGTGGCGCCCTGCCCAGGCACGCCGTGACCGGATACTGGCAGAATTTCAACAACGGCGCGGCGGTCCAGCGGATCTCGGACGTCCCGGCCCAGTACGACATCATCGCCGTGGCCTTCGCGGACGCGACGACGACGCCGGGCGCGGTGACCTTCACCCTGGACTCCGCCGGACTGAACGGTTACACCGTCGACCAGTTCAAGGCGGACGTCCGCGCGAAGCAGAACGCCGGCAAGAAGGTCATCGTCTCGGTGGGCGGTGAGCGCGGCTCCGTCTCGGTGAACGACTCCGCCTCCGCCGCGAACTTCGCGAACT
The window above is part of the Streptomyces sp. NBC_00425 genome. Proteins encoded here:
- a CDS encoding chitinase, translated to MSPHKRSTRLWSGAVTAALTLTLAGAAQASAADVNNAKNAGFESGLTGWSCSAGSGATVSSPVHGGAAALKATPAGQDNARCSQTVAVKPNSTYSLGAWVQGGYTYLGVTGTGTTDVSTWTPDSSSWKQLTTTFTTGSATTSVTVYTHGWYGQAAYYADDVSVQGPDGGGGGDPTPTVPSAPAGLTVTGTTSSSVSLAWNAVSGATGYNVYRAGTKVTAVTGTSATVTGLAASTSYGFQVTAVNAAGESARSATATGTTAPGGDTGGGALPRHAVTGYWQNFNNGAAVQRISDVPAQYDIIAVAFADATTTPGAVTFTLDSAGLNGYTVDQFKADVRAKQNAGKKVIVSVGGERGSVSVNDSASAANFANSVYALMQTYGFDGVDIDLENGLNATYMSQALRSLSAKAGPSMILTMAPQTIDMQSTSNAYFQTALNVKDILTVVNMQYYNSGSMLGCDGKVYAQGSVDFLTALACIQLEGGLSPSQVGLGVPASTRGAGSGYVSPAVVDNALDCLTKGTGCGSFRPSKTYPALRGAMTWSTNWDATAGNAWSSTVGPHVHALP
- a CDS encoding TadE/TadG family type IV pilus assembly protein, which translates into the protein MSARRTRVLLTGDRGQVTVEFLGMLPTIIVTLVVVWQFVLLGYTYTLAGNAADEAVRAGTAAHPGARSAACEQAGRDKLGDAWQSGAEVSCGGSGFVTAEVTLHVPVLVPGLIDFPFPVRAHAGAVEEEDGD
- a CDS encoding TadE/TadG family type IV pilus assembly protein — its product is MRDRWRGSGRDRGQAAVEYLGFLPVLLAVALAAVQLGLVAYAAQQAGTAARTGARSASLREDYAGDCARAVSSWLNASCVPAYSDKEVQVTSTVYIPSVIPGIGFGEAHRTATMPLDH
- the cpaB gene encoding Flp pilus assembly protein CpaB; the encoded protein is MNSRQRRGVILLILSIVCALGAFAGVLSVIDDVKSKVGPEVSAYELRSDVAPYTALSAGQFKKIAMPERWLSENAVTDLATIRGKIAVTTLRKGSLLQSDMIVDQPALQPGQQEVAIMIDAATGVAGKITAGSSVNVYATFEGARDSDPDQSKIIVTNARVLDVGELTALEPDEKNRSQSPKDAVPITFALSTLDAQRITYAESFAKRVRLALVAPGGSATIPDKDRTYELATDK
- a CDS encoding AAA family ATPase — protein: MPTRILPAVGDADAVRSLTTLLSQLPDAEPVAPVADSTQLVDTLARLAAESVDELPEVVVVHERIGPVPALELVREVALRFPAVGVILVTTDVGPGLFAAAMDAGARGLVTLPLNYEDLANRVQAVATWSVGVRRHLGHGGDVFTGVGGTVVTVSGAKGGVGATLTAVQLALAAQASGRPTALVDLDLQAGDVASYLDVQFRRSVVDLAAIADISPRILAEAVFRHDSGVALLLAPGEGERGEEVTDRAARQILGALRSRYEVVVVDCGAQLAGAGAAAVELADRALLVTTPDVVAVRGAKRTVRMWDRLQIRKAEETTVVVNRHTRGTEIQPPLIQKITGTAVAATTVPANFRELQAAVDAGRVDTLDAKGAVRQALWALAGELALVKATETALVRRGGGRARGADRGPAGFRRRRE